The DNA segment CAAGGTCCACGTCGAGGTCGAGCGCCTCGCGAAGAAGTCTGGCGCGGGAAGCCTCGAAGCCTGCATGGCCTCGAGCATCAACCAGGCGCGCGCGGGCACGCTCTACCTCATGTGCGGCGGTGCGGCGGCGACCTTTAACAAGGTCAAGGACCTCCTCGTGAAGCTTTCCGACGAGGGCAAACTCCTCCGCTACATCGGCGCCGCCGGCAAGGCCGCGCAGGTCAAGGCGCTCGTCAACATGGTCATGAACATCAACACCGCCGGACTCGCGGAGGGACTCGGACTCGCCGCCGCGCACGGCCTCGACCTCAAGACGGTGATGGAAGTCTTCTCTCAAACCGGCGCGAACTCGCGCGTGCTCGTCACCGACGGCGACGACATGAAGAACCGCGACCACTCGTGCTTTTTCAGCGCCGCGCACGCGGCGAAGGACAGCGGCATCGCGCTCTCGCTCGCGAAAGACAAGAAACTCGACCTTCCGCTTGCCGGCGCGACGTATCGGCAGTATTCCAAGATGAAGCGTCTCGGCCTCGGCGAACTCGACAAATCGGGCATCGCGGAGCTGACCTTCAAGGGCCGCGGAGGGCGTGGGCTGAAGAAGTAGGCGGGTTCAGTTCGCCACCGCTTCGATCCGCACCGGACACACCTTCAATTCCGCGGTGTGCGTCGTCGGATCGTAACCGGAGCCCGTGAGGTTGTTCACCGGCACGTC comes from the Verrucomicrobiota bacterium genome and includes:
- a CDS encoding NAD(P)-dependent oxidoreductase, translated to MPEKIGFVGVGRMGANMARRLKEVGYPVTAVYDARAESALALARELGCEACSKLARVTALADVVITVVTDDDAMRKIFAAGKKMDSLLHGAKGRVFINCATITPKVHVEVERLAKKSGAGSLEACMASSINQARAGTLYLMCGGAAATFNKVKDLLVKLSDEGKLLRYIGAAGKAAQVKALVNMVMNINTAGLAEGLGLAAAHGLDLKTVMEVFSQTGANSRVLVTDGDDMKNRDHSCFFSAAHAAKDSGIALSLAKDKKLDLPLAGATYRQYSKMKRLGLGELDKSGIAELTFKGRGGRGLKK